One genomic region from uncultured Cohaesibacter sp. encodes:
- a CDS encoding CvpA family protein translates to MPITLLDGIFIIVLLISAFLAMIRGFVREVLSIAAWLAAAFTTLKFTGDLLPYVKNYLPEPILAQAATALGIFLVTLIVVSFITIKISDFVLDSSIGALDRTLGFVFGAVRGAVLMAVAMVFFNWFVPSDKQPDWIAQAKAKPLLNTVGDRLINLLPDDPEVRIKETLQLNQEAQAQDQ, encoded by the coding sequence ATGCCCATCACACTCCTTGACGGGATTTTTATTATCGTCTTGCTGATCTCAGCTTTTTTGGCCATGATCCGTGGCTTCGTGCGTGAAGTCCTTTCGATTGCCGCTTGGCTGGCAGCCGCTTTTACGACGCTTAAATTCACCGGGGATCTGTTGCCCTATGTGAAGAACTATTTGCCCGAACCCATTCTGGCGCAAGCGGCCACGGCACTTGGCATCTTTCTCGTCACGTTGATTGTGGTGTCCTTCATCACCATCAAGATTTCCGATTTCGTGCTCGACAGCTCCATCGGTGCATTGGACAGAACCCTCGGCTTCGTTTTCGGCGCTGTACGTGGCGCAGTTCTGATGGCCGTTGCGATGGTGTTCTTCAACTGGTTCGTTCCCAGCGACAAACAGCCCGACTGGATCGCACAGGCCAAGGCCAAACCATTGCTCAACACGGTTGGTGATCGCTTGATCAATCTTCTGCCAGATGATCCTGAAGTCCGTATCAAGGAAACCTTGCAGCTCAATCAGGAAGCGCAGGCGCAGGACCAATAG
- the radA gene encoding DNA repair protein RadA, with amino-acid sequence MARKKSTFVCQSCGAVTNRWAGRCESCGEWNSIIEEVESAGIGSSPKTIRGKSGRVVELVPLSGEDKPAPRIETGVGELDRVTGGGFVKGSVLLLGGDPGIGKSTLLIQASAALTHHGHSVVYISGEEAIDQVRMRAARLGLAEATVQLAAETSVEDILATLTSGPPPQMVVIDSIQTLWTEAADSAPGTVTQVRASAQAMIRYAKQTGAAVILVGHVTKDGQIAGPRVVEHMVDGVLHFEGDSGHQFRILRAIKNRFGPTDEIGVFEMTGGGLTQVANPSAMFLGERNTSTPGAAVLAGMEGSRPLLVEIQALVAQSPLGTPRRAVVGWDSSRLSMILAVLDAHCGVRLSSHDVYLNVAGGMKISEPAADLAVAAALVSSLAGIALPSDCVYFGEVSLSGAVRPVSHTASRIKESAKLGFAKAVVPEASQKSIKSAELELSNLSTLTDLVARIASGTEILTQDTQEP; translated from the coding sequence ATGGCACGCAAGAAATCGACATTTGTCTGCCAGTCATGCGGCGCGGTAACAAACCGCTGGGCGGGGCGCTGCGAATCCTGCGGTGAATGGAACTCCATCATCGAAGAGGTCGAAAGTGCAGGCATCGGCAGCTCTCCCAAAACCATCCGGGGTAAATCCGGCAGGGTTGTGGAGCTGGTGCCCCTTTCAGGCGAAGACAAGCCCGCTCCGCGCATCGAAACGGGTGTTGGCGAGCTGGATCGCGTCACTGGCGGCGGCTTCGTCAAAGGCTCGGTGCTGTTGCTTGGTGGCGATCCGGGCATCGGAAAATCCACCCTGCTGATTCAGGCCTCCGCCGCCCTCACCCACCATGGACACAGCGTGGTCTATATTTCCGGTGAGGAGGCGATTGATCAGGTGCGTATGCGAGCGGCCCGTCTCGGCCTTGCCGAGGCAACCGTGCAGCTGGCTGCCGAAACCAGCGTGGAAGACATTCTGGCCACCCTCACCTCTGGCCCTCCGCCCCAAATGGTCGTGATCGATTCGATCCAGACCCTCTGGACAGAAGCCGCTGACAGCGCCCCGGGCACTGTGACGCAGGTGCGCGCATCTGCACAGGCCATGATCCGCTATGCCAAACAGACAGGAGCAGCCGTCATCCTTGTTGGTCACGTCACCAAGGATGGCCAGATTGCCGGCCCCCGCGTTGTGGAACATATGGTGGATGGCGTTCTGCATTTTGAAGGGGATTCCGGCCACCAGTTCCGCATTCTGCGTGCCATCAAGAACCGTTTCGGCCCAACTGACGAAATCGGCGTGTTTGAAATGACCGGAGGTGGCCTCACACAAGTGGCCAACCCTTCCGCCATGTTCCTTGGCGAACGCAACACCTCAACGCCCGGCGCTGCCGTTCTGGCTGGCATGGAGGGCTCCCGCCCCTTGCTCGTGGAAATTCAGGCTCTGGTGGCCCAGTCTCCGCTCGGCACCCCGCGCCGTGCCGTTGTCGGCTGGGATTCAAGCCGCCTGTCCATGATCCTTGCGGTTCTGGATGCCCATTGCGGCGTGCGTCTTTCCAGCCATGATGTTTATCTCAATGTCGCAGGCGGCATGAAAATCAGTGAACCGGCCGCCGATCTTGCGGTGGCAGCCGCGCTGGTCTCCTCGCTGGCAGGCATAGCGCTTCCATCCGATTGCGTCTATTTCGGCGAGGTCAGTCTGTCCGGCGCCGTGCGTCCGGTGTCCCACACAGCATCGCGAATCAAGGAATCGGCCAAACTGGGCTTTGCCAAAGCCGTGGTTCCGGAAGCCTCGCAAAAATCGATCAAATCGGCGGAACTGGAGCTTTCGAACCTCTCAACCTTGACGGATCTGGTGGCTCGCATTGCTTCGGGAACCGAAATCCTGACACAGGACACACAAGAGCCATAA